In Diachasmimorpha longicaudata isolate KC_UGA_2023 chromosome 7, iyDiaLong2, whole genome shotgun sequence, the following proteins share a genomic window:
- the LOC135164448 gene encoding centrosomal protein of 120 kDa isoform X1 — MEQLAGSNVQVVLTLKEGKGFDKVANPTSIIGTLNGLSLETDLISPEANPVYGTDLVWEAAKTTLRKMRSGQEPLKLECIEFKENGVKEKIGYLLLSLRSAQIVPRGYESTIKMNWHRLLGLRNDVKGDKPEFLLSLTIEDRDTREVGSSEKIEEEPNKLIEMNDLPVPYVISEERLIQLGPITTSRELFSLNILTGITANLHLIVPKPTSPNSPTKLLTFWYKILDNELQSKPFTMDSTVFSLNEKIIMRIRSSFPVLQIYVEKNPNFLVVLKCGESVLGESEVDLKGLLSGGSSGQWVDIPGGKEALLNKRCFLKTLDRRDETDNADEKPYLDLQLVLTRFGNQGDEVHVNSLPNNSSSTTKHIETIMEKQCVTMGHQNPPDDSAKHLRSVHETDCTSKMNHFSNSEILQDQPRNTITHSWSEKDVTKNVEAYHCYCLHVALNSMTLQSQLIKNIEFRFHHPKAEVMSTLYPKMPVRMGETLRLQDIGCKLHFISSVEDIKHLLVTYPPRISIRDEERIERSCLGQAILDVNRIFNDSELKCQYEALLFDSSRNEIGSVQVQMRLVDHGPYYRTTKTIWSENLGPPVLDDSLASKIVDELETWKERQQEMFRVELKWKEERHLNLLSEEWQRRRESLESQLACSVEQCKILANNLNKATDDLRTRRIHSMEKEAQLLKTNEELQWTYDRKLRDLKDASERMREDCASKLSRLEDEKKNFEEQISELRNENTRLQKTISKQSEQLTEYQKGGFTSEETENLVEQMKSLEYKFNNAMKSKTFFKEQWGKAVREIHKLKMEHQQALEVQIKSSREELKNIDLEQLLQADSAALSNDKILLDEIQREINVIRPKPSYVINAEEFKNLYDSSSRSNVDYGRQQHTRESSEQEKRLRQLIEERDTLLKTGSYSTEDAIIIRLNSEIRSLLIPR, encoded by the exons ATGGAGCAGCTGGCAGGGAGCAATGTCCAGGTTGTTTTGACTCTCAAGGAAG GAAAGGGCTTTGATAAAGTAGCAAATCCCACAAGTATCATCGGAACGTTGAATGGATTATCACTAGAAACAGATTTAATTTCTCCGGAAGCAAATCCTGTGTATGGTACCGATCTAGTATGGGAGGCAGCGAAAACAACTCTTCGAAA GATGCGGTCAGGACAAGAGCCATTGAAACTCGAATGTATCGAATTCAAAGAGAATGGCGTAAAGGAAAAGATTGGGTACTTGTTGTTGAGCCTGCGATCAGCGCAAATTGTTCCCCGGGGGTATGAGAGTACCATTAAGATGAATTGGCATAGGCTACTGGGGCTCAGGAACGATGTGAAAGGTGATAAGCCTGAATTTTTACTCTCATTGACCATTGAGGACCGGGATACTAGAGAGGTTGGGTCTTCAGAG AAAATAGAAGAAGAACCGAATAAATTAATCGAGATGAATGACCTTCCTGTACCGTACGTAATTTCTGAAGAAAGATTGATTCAACTCGGTCCCATAACGACTagcagagaattattttcattgaatatcttGACTGGAATAACTGCCAATCTTCACCTCATCGTCCCCAAACCCACATCTCCAAACAGCCCAACCAAACTCCTCACCTTTTGGTACAAAATCCTGGACAATGAACTCCAGTCCAAACCGTTTACGATGGACTCCACCGTCTTCTCCCTGAATGAGAAGATCATCATGAGAATAAGGAGTTCCTTCCCAGTGTTACAAATTTACGTAGAGAAAAACCCCAATTTTCTTGTGGTTCTCAAGTGCGGAGAAAGTGTATTAGGGGAGTCAGAGGTGGATTTGAAGGGACTTTTATCAGGGGGTAGTTCAGGACAATGGGTGGATATACCAGGGGGCAAAGAAGCCCTTCTGAATAAACGATGCTTCCTGAAGACTCTGGATAGAAGAGATGAGACTGATAATGCGGACGAGAAACCGTATCTTGATTTGCAATTGGTTCTTACGCGGTTCGGCAATCAGGGCGATGAAGTGCATGTGAATTCCCTTCCCAATAATTCTTCTTCGACTACTAAACACATAGAAACG ATAATGGAAAAGCAATGTGTTACAATGGGTCATCAAAATCCTCCTGATGACTCAGCCAAGCATTTACGTAGTGTGCATGAAACGGACTGTACAAGCAAGATGAATCATTTTTCCAACTCTGAAATACTTCAAGACCAACCACGAAATACGATAACACACTCGTGGAGTGAGAAGGATGTTACAAAAAACGTTGAGGCATATCATTGTTATTGTCTCCACGTTGCACTGAATTCTATGACACTGCAATcacaattgataaaaaatattgaattcagGTTCCATCATCCAAAGGCTGAAGTTATGTCCACACTTTATCCGAAAATGCCAGTGAGAATGGGTGAGACGTTGAGATTACAGGATATTGGTTGTAAACTCCACTTTATCTCCTCAGTTGAGGACATCAAACACTTGCTGGTGACCTATCCGCCGAGGATAAGTATTCGGGATGAGGAAAGGATAGAAAGAAGCTGTTTGGGTCAGGCTATCCTTGACGTGAaccgaattttcaatgattcagAATTGAAATGTCAATATGAGGCGCTTTTATTCGATTCTAGTCGCAATGAAATCGGTTCTGTACAAGTACAGATGCGCTTGGTCGATCATGGGCCATATTACAGGACGACCAAGACCATTTGGAGTGAAAATTTGGGACCGCCAGTTCTAGACGATTCTCTAGCATCAAAAATAGTAGACGAATTGGAGACGTGGAAGGAGCGACAGCAGGAGATGTTCAGAGTGGAATTAAAATGGAAAGAAGAACGACATCTGAATCTATTGAGCGAAGAATGGCAGAGGAGAAGGGAATCATTGGAGTCCCAACTAGCTTGTAGTGTAGAACAATGTAAAATCTTAGCTAATAATTTAAACAAGGCCACTGACGATCTGAGAACGAGGAGAATACATAGCATGGAAAAAGAGGCACAGCTGTTGAAGACGAATGAGGAGTTGCAGTGGACATACGATAGAAAATTGAGAGATCTGAAGGACGCATCGGAGAGGATGCGGGAGGACTgcgcttcaaaattatctcgACTCGAAGATGAGAAGAAGAACTTTGAGGAACAGATATCAGAGTTGAGAAATGAGAATACTCGACTGCAGAAGACCATTTCTAAGCAGAGTGAGCAGCTCACGGAGTACCAGAAGGGAGGTTTTACATCTGAAGAAACGGAGAATCTTGTGGAGCAGATGAAGAGTCTTgaatataaattcaataatgcCATGAAGAGCAAGACGTTTTTTAAGGAGCAATGGGGAAAGGCTGTGAGAGAGATTCACAAGTTAAAGATGGAGCATCAACAGGCCTTGGAAGTGCAGATTAAATCAAGCAGAGAGGAGCTTAAGAATATTGA CTTAGAACAATTACTTCAAGCAGATTCGGCAGCCCTTTCCAACGACAAAATTCTCCTCGATGAAATTCAACGAGAAATAAATGTAATAAGACCAAAGCCCTCTTATGTGATTAATGCTGAAGAGTTCAAAAATCTTTATGACTCTTCTTCTCGATCAAACGTAGACTACGGAAGACAACAGCACACCAGGGAATCGAGTGAACAAGAGAAAAGATTACGACAATTAATTGAAGAGCGCGACACATTATTGAAGACTGGAAGCTATAGTACTGAGGATGCAATAATAATTAGACTAAATTCGGAAATACGATCTTTATTGATCCCTCGTTGA
- the LOC135164448 gene encoding centrosomal protein of 120 kDa isoform X2, protein MRSGQEPLKLECIEFKENGVKEKIGYLLLSLRSAQIVPRGYESTIKMNWHRLLGLRNDVKGDKPEFLLSLTIEDRDTREVGSSEKIEEEPNKLIEMNDLPVPYVISEERLIQLGPITTSRELFSLNILTGITANLHLIVPKPTSPNSPTKLLTFWYKILDNELQSKPFTMDSTVFSLNEKIIMRIRSSFPVLQIYVEKNPNFLVVLKCGESVLGESEVDLKGLLSGGSSGQWVDIPGGKEALLNKRCFLKTLDRRDETDNADEKPYLDLQLVLTRFGNQGDEVHVNSLPNNSSSTTKHIETIMEKQCVTMGHQNPPDDSAKHLRSVHETDCTSKMNHFSNSEILQDQPRNTITHSWSEKDVTKNVEAYHCYCLHVALNSMTLQSQLIKNIEFRFHHPKAEVMSTLYPKMPVRMGETLRLQDIGCKLHFISSVEDIKHLLVTYPPRISIRDEERIERSCLGQAILDVNRIFNDSELKCQYEALLFDSSRNEIGSVQVQMRLVDHGPYYRTTKTIWSENLGPPVLDDSLASKIVDELETWKERQQEMFRVELKWKEERHLNLLSEEWQRRRESLESQLACSVEQCKILANNLNKATDDLRTRRIHSMEKEAQLLKTNEELQWTYDRKLRDLKDASERMREDCASKLSRLEDEKKNFEEQISELRNENTRLQKTISKQSEQLTEYQKGGFTSEETENLVEQMKSLEYKFNNAMKSKTFFKEQWGKAVREIHKLKMEHQQALEVQIKSSREELKNIDLEQLLQADSAALSNDKILLDEIQREINVIRPKPSYVINAEEFKNLYDSSSRSNVDYGRQQHTRESSEQEKRLRQLIEERDTLLKTGSYSTEDAIIIRLNSEIRSLLIPR, encoded by the exons ATGCGGTCAGGACAAGAGCCATTGAAACTCGAATGTATCGAATTCAAAGAGAATGGCGTAAAGGAAAAGATTGGGTACTTGTTGTTGAGCCTGCGATCAGCGCAAATTGTTCCCCGGGGGTATGAGAGTACCATTAAGATGAATTGGCATAGGCTACTGGGGCTCAGGAACGATGTGAAAGGTGATAAGCCTGAATTTTTACTCTCATTGACCATTGAGGACCGGGATACTAGAGAGGTTGGGTCTTCAGAG AAAATAGAAGAAGAACCGAATAAATTAATCGAGATGAATGACCTTCCTGTACCGTACGTAATTTCTGAAGAAAGATTGATTCAACTCGGTCCCATAACGACTagcagagaattattttcattgaatatcttGACTGGAATAACTGCCAATCTTCACCTCATCGTCCCCAAACCCACATCTCCAAACAGCCCAACCAAACTCCTCACCTTTTGGTACAAAATCCTGGACAATGAACTCCAGTCCAAACCGTTTACGATGGACTCCACCGTCTTCTCCCTGAATGAGAAGATCATCATGAGAATAAGGAGTTCCTTCCCAGTGTTACAAATTTACGTAGAGAAAAACCCCAATTTTCTTGTGGTTCTCAAGTGCGGAGAAAGTGTATTAGGGGAGTCAGAGGTGGATTTGAAGGGACTTTTATCAGGGGGTAGTTCAGGACAATGGGTGGATATACCAGGGGGCAAAGAAGCCCTTCTGAATAAACGATGCTTCCTGAAGACTCTGGATAGAAGAGATGAGACTGATAATGCGGACGAGAAACCGTATCTTGATTTGCAATTGGTTCTTACGCGGTTCGGCAATCAGGGCGATGAAGTGCATGTGAATTCCCTTCCCAATAATTCTTCTTCGACTACTAAACACATAGAAACG ATAATGGAAAAGCAATGTGTTACAATGGGTCATCAAAATCCTCCTGATGACTCAGCCAAGCATTTACGTAGTGTGCATGAAACGGACTGTACAAGCAAGATGAATCATTTTTCCAACTCTGAAATACTTCAAGACCAACCACGAAATACGATAACACACTCGTGGAGTGAGAAGGATGTTACAAAAAACGTTGAGGCATATCATTGTTATTGTCTCCACGTTGCACTGAATTCTATGACACTGCAATcacaattgataaaaaatattgaattcagGTTCCATCATCCAAAGGCTGAAGTTATGTCCACACTTTATCCGAAAATGCCAGTGAGAATGGGTGAGACGTTGAGATTACAGGATATTGGTTGTAAACTCCACTTTATCTCCTCAGTTGAGGACATCAAACACTTGCTGGTGACCTATCCGCCGAGGATAAGTATTCGGGATGAGGAAAGGATAGAAAGAAGCTGTTTGGGTCAGGCTATCCTTGACGTGAaccgaattttcaatgattcagAATTGAAATGTCAATATGAGGCGCTTTTATTCGATTCTAGTCGCAATGAAATCGGTTCTGTACAAGTACAGATGCGCTTGGTCGATCATGGGCCATATTACAGGACGACCAAGACCATTTGGAGTGAAAATTTGGGACCGCCAGTTCTAGACGATTCTCTAGCATCAAAAATAGTAGACGAATTGGAGACGTGGAAGGAGCGACAGCAGGAGATGTTCAGAGTGGAATTAAAATGGAAAGAAGAACGACATCTGAATCTATTGAGCGAAGAATGGCAGAGGAGAAGGGAATCATTGGAGTCCCAACTAGCTTGTAGTGTAGAACAATGTAAAATCTTAGCTAATAATTTAAACAAGGCCACTGACGATCTGAGAACGAGGAGAATACATAGCATGGAAAAAGAGGCACAGCTGTTGAAGACGAATGAGGAGTTGCAGTGGACATACGATAGAAAATTGAGAGATCTGAAGGACGCATCGGAGAGGATGCGGGAGGACTgcgcttcaaaattatctcgACTCGAAGATGAGAAGAAGAACTTTGAGGAACAGATATCAGAGTTGAGAAATGAGAATACTCGACTGCAGAAGACCATTTCTAAGCAGAGTGAGCAGCTCACGGAGTACCAGAAGGGAGGTTTTACATCTGAAGAAACGGAGAATCTTGTGGAGCAGATGAAGAGTCTTgaatataaattcaataatgcCATGAAGAGCAAGACGTTTTTTAAGGAGCAATGGGGAAAGGCTGTGAGAGAGATTCACAAGTTAAAGATGGAGCATCAACAGGCCTTGGAAGTGCAGATTAAATCAAGCAGAGAGGAGCTTAAGAATATTGA CTTAGAACAATTACTTCAAGCAGATTCGGCAGCCCTTTCCAACGACAAAATTCTCCTCGATGAAATTCAACGAGAAATAAATGTAATAAGACCAAAGCCCTCTTATGTGATTAATGCTGAAGAGTTCAAAAATCTTTATGACTCTTCTTCTCGATCAAACGTAGACTACGGAAGACAACAGCACACCAGGGAATCGAGTGAACAAGAGAAAAGATTACGACAATTAATTGAAGAGCGCGACACATTATTGAAGACTGGAAGCTATAGTACTGAGGATGCAATAATAATTAGACTAAATTCGGAAATACGATCTTTATTGATCCCTCGTTGA
- the Tobi gene encoding myogenesis-regulating glycosidase, with protein MGFVKLIVLLFISNALSCQLPNVPDPSSGIRQVSKNAVINIEARAGGSVVLNATKNDGTNMRIELQFSGSSPTATPRVTSCGQYSTCIADERGTHTTIEVNPTREFVIVQRNSSSSSSRFSDCFSLQDDTQWVGGPQHRYQHWPIQHMYFDEEPYVPSHPTNMAITERYWLSSRGFYIYVPSTVHLFLDQNNIKDKYLCLLAQNKAPYTKDGNVTTSYEFGFFTNSRLAHESVVKRHLGKPLGHPDARMIQHPIYSTWARYKANVSEKVVNEFVDEIVSHKFNNSQLEIDDNWETCYGSATFDTTKFPNITRLADTLRQKGFRTTLWIHPFINVGCEPAYSYAKNNSYFVKNSDGSTFTTWWQGNDGAGVIDFTNPTAVAWWVARLKALEKLGIDSFKFDAGEPSWLPQISELSGAPGSKPGIFTKDYVNALAINFNNIIEARVGWTSQDLPIFIRMIDKDTRYTWNNGLPTLITTLLQMNLAGYVWVLPDMIGGNGYLDGSLNGTFLPTKDLFIRWLQCNVFMPSLQYSFVPWDYDDETIAISRTFTNLHSQITPTILRLMNTTIKTGAPLNPPIWWVDPTDQQAHKINDEFLLGDEILVAPVIEENVSSRDVYLPRGTWKDANTYRIYEGPTWIRNYPAPLNVLPWFVKQG; from the exons ATGGGTTTCG TCAAGTTGATCGTCTTGCTGTTCATTAGCAATGCGTTGTCTTGCCAACTTCCTAATGTACCGGACCCATCCTCGGGGATCAGACAGGTCTCAAAAAATGCAGTGATCAATATCGAGGCGAGAGCCGGTGGCTCGGTAGTTCTCAACGCCACGAAGAACG ATGGCACCAACATGAGAATTGAACTTCAATTTTCCGGATCGTCGCCTACCGCTACTCCGAGAGTTACAAGTTGTGGCCAATATTCCACCTGCATAGCCGACGAGCGAGGAACTCACACGACCATCGAAGTGAACCCGACTCGAGAATTTGTAATCGTCCAGAGGAACTCGTCTTCCTCGTCGAGTCGATTCAGCGATTGCTTCTCATTGCAAGATGATACGCAGTGGGTGGGTGGTCCCCAGCATCGGTACCAACACTGGCCAATCCAGCACATGTACTTCGATGAGGAGCCTTATGTCCCGTCACACCCGACGAATATGGCTATCACCGAGAG ATACTGGCTCTCAAGCAGAGGGTTCTACATCTACGTTCCTTCAACCGTTCACCTTTTCCTGGATCAGAACAACATAAAGGACAAGTACCTGTGCCTGCTAGCCCAGAACAAAGCGCCATACACCAAAGACGGGAACGTGACAACCTCCTACGAATTCGGATTCTTTACGAACTCACGTCTCGCGCATGAGTCTGTCGTCAAACGTCACTTGGGAAAACCATTAGGACATCCTGATGCCCGTATGATACAGCACCCCATTTACTCGACGTGGGCCAGGTACAAGGCCAATGTCAGCGAGAAGGTCGTCAACGAGTTTGTGGATGAGATTGTCTCTCATAAATTCAACAACAGTCAGTTAGAGATCGATGACAATTGGGAGACCTGTTACGGATCTGCTACGTTTGATACTACGAAATTCCCTAATATCACACGACTGGCTGATACACTAAGGCAGAAAGGGTTCAGGACTACACTTTGGATTCATCCTTTCATTAATGTTGGGTGCGAACCTGCTTATTCGTACGCTAAGAATAATAGTTACTttgtaaaaaatagtgatgGAAGTACGTTTACAACATGGTGGCAAG gcAACGATGGAGCTGGAGTAATAGATTTCACCAATCCGACAGCTGTGGCCTGGTGGGTGGCAAGATTGAAAGCCCTCGAAAAACTAGGAATAGATTCCTTCAAGTTTGATGCTGGTGAGCCATCCTGGCTTCCCCAGATATCGGAGCTGAGCGGAGCACCGGGTTCCAAACCAGGTATCTTTACCAAGGATTATGTGAATGCTCTTGCCATTAACTTCAACAACATCATCGAGGCTCGAGTTGGCTGGACCTCGCAGGACCTGCCAATCTTCATCAGGATGATCGACAAGGACACAAGGTATACTTGGAACAATGGGCTCCCAACGTTGATCACGACTCTGCTTCAGATGAACCTGGCAGGGTACGTTTGGGTTCTTCCAGACATGATCGGAGGAAATGGATATTTAGATGGATCACTGAACGGCACTTTCCTGCCTACAAAGGATCTCTTCATCAGGTGGCTGCAGTGCAATGTATTCATGCCTTCTTTGCAGTATTCTTTCGTTCCTTGGGATTACGATGACGAG ACAATTGCAATCAGCCGCACATTTACGAATCTTCACTCTCAAATAACCCCAACTATTCTGAGACTTATGAATACAACGATTAAAACTGGAGCACCACTGAATCCCCCTATTTGGTGGGTCGATCCTACCGATCAACAGGCTCACAAAATCAATGATG AGTTCCTCTTGGGAGACGAAATCCTCGTAGCCCCAGTGATTGAGGAAAATGTAAGCTCTCGCGATGTGTATTTGCCAAGAGGTACCTGGAAGGATGCTAATACTTACCGCATTTATGAAGGACCAACTTGGATACGAAACTACCCTGCACCGCTGAACGTTCTCCCGTGGTTCGTTAAACAAGGATAA
- the LOC135164453 gene encoding intraflagellar transport protein 56, with product MILSRAKPALSDASRKPIARKDIPKLEEFLEKRDYAGALALIEFNANSSNALETETWIGYCAFHLGDYKRAASVYEGLTKKDKAPADVSTNLACCYFYLGMYPEAKEALSNAPESSLKTRLLFHLSHKMGDENTLLEYHEKLRDIIEDQLCLASIHYLRAHYQEAIDIYKKILLDNRDYLALNVYVALCYYKLDYYDVAQEVLQVYLQKYPDSAIAINLKACNHFRLYDGNTAQAEMRQLVEKTASTYSFGHDLIRHNIVVFRDGEGALQVLPALVDVIPEARLNLVIYYLKQNDIQEAYDLIKDLEPAVPQEYILKGTVHALIAQETGSRDSIKVAQQYFHLVGSSASECDTIPGRHCMAACFFLRRQFEEVLVYLNSIKTYFSNDDSFNFNYAQAQTASGYFKEAEEAFLMIRTERYRNDYVYTSLLAYCFIMNKKAQLAWDLYLKMDTSTQSFNLLQLIANTCYRLGEFWYAAKAFDMLDRMDPSPEYWEGKRGACCGTFQYIVAEKHPKEMVSEVIQLLRNTTNSQVEQIIRVMRKWGKDHRVNC from the exons ATG ATACTCTCAAGAGCAAAACCGGCACTATCAGATGCCTCCAGAAAGCCCATAGCTCGAAAAGACATTCCAAAGCTCGAGGAATTCCTAGAAAAACGTGATTATGCAGGTGCTCTGGCGCTAATCGAGTTCAATGCCAACAGTAGCAATGCTCTTGAGACTGAAACCTGGATTGGCTACTGTGCGTTCCACTTAGGGGACTATAAAAGAGCTGCTAGTGTGTACGAGGGTCTAACGAAGAAAGACAAAGCTCCAGCCGATGTGTCCACGAACTTGGCCTGTTGCTACTTCTACCTCGGAATGTATCCAGAAGCTAAAGAAGCTCTCAGCAATGCCCCGGAGAGCAGTCTCAAGACTAgacttttatttcacttgTCCCATAAAATGGGAGACGAGAATACCCTTCTGGAGTACCATGAGAAGCTGAGGGACATCATTGAGGATCAGCTCTGTCTCGCCTCGATTCATTATCTCAGGGCACATTATCAGGAAGCTATTGatatctataaaaaaattcttcttgaCAATAG GGATTATTTAGCTTTGAATGTTTACGTAGCTCTCTGCTACTACAAGTTAGACTACTACGACGTCGCACAAGAGGTCCTTCAAGTGTACCTCCAAAAATACCCTGACAGTGCTATCGCGATAAATCTGAAAGCCTGCAATCATTTTCGTTTATACGATGGAAACACTGCGCAGGCCGAGATGAGGCAGTTGGTGGAGAAGACAGCATCTACGTACAGCTTCGGGCATGACTTGATTCGACATAACATTGTG gtcttcagagatggagagggagCTCTGCAGGTCCTTCCCGCCTTAGTAGACGTAATACCGGAAGCAAGACTCAACCtcgttatttattatttaaaacaaAATGATATTCAAGAGGCATACGATTTAATTAAGGACCTGGAGCCAGCAGTTCCTCAGGAATACATTCTGAAAGGGACTGTTCATGCACTAATTGCTCAGGAGACCGGCTCT AGAGATAGCATCAAGGTAGCTCAACAATATTTCCACCTCGTGGGCTCATCAGCCTCCGAATGTGACACAATTCCAGGAAGACATTGCATGGCTGCCTGTTTCTTTCTTCGCCGACAGTTCGAAGAAGTTCTCGTGTACCTCAATTCCATCaaaacttatttttccaatgatgatagcttcaattttaattacgcCCAGGCGCAGACAGCCTCGGGGTATTTCAAAGAGGCTGAGGAGGCTTTTCTGATGATCAGGACTGAGCGATACCGGAATGATTATGTTTATACTAGTCTACTGGCTTATTGCT ttataatgaataaaaaggcTCAACTAGCTTGGGACTTGTATCTAAAGATGGACACATCGACTCAGTCATTTAATCTACTTCAGTTAATCGCCAACACTTGCTACAGACTTGGAGAATTTTGGTATGCAGCCAAGGCTTTCGATATGTTGGACAGAATGGATCCATCGCCGGAATACTGGGAGGGTAAACGAGGAGCTTGCTGTGGGACTTTTCAGTATATTGTGGCTGAAAAACATCCCAA AGAAATGGTGTCGGAAGTCATTCAACTCCTTAGAAATACTACAAACTCTCAGGTGGAGCAGATTATTCGAGTCATGAGGAAATGGGGAAAAGATCACAGAGTGAAttgttaa
- the LOC135164464 gene encoding cytosolic Fe-S cluster assembly factor Nubp2 homolog, with the protein MLDEVKHVLLVLSGKGGVGKSTVSTQLALALKVAGFKVGILDVDLCGPSVPYLLNIEDKDVHQSSEGWIPVYTDQDQTLAVMSIGFLLKNRNDGVVWRGPKKTGMIRQFLTDVVWKDIDYLIIDTPPGTSDEHITVMENLRDVKCDGAIIVTTPQAVAVDDVLREITFCRKTGIPVIGIVENMSGFVCPTCSECTNIFSSGGGIALSEMVKVPFLAKLPIDPAIGKFADKGQSILVTLPDSQVAQVFRKLVEELTKSKEA; encoded by the exons ATgctcgacgaggtgaagcatGTTCTGCTGGTGCTGTCGGGCAAGGGTGGCGTTGGCAAGTCAACCGTGAGCACCCAGCTAGCTCTGGCCCTCAAGGTAGCCGGTTTCaag gtGGGAATTCTCGATGTCGACCTGTGTGGTCCCAGTGTCCCTTATCTCCTCAATATTGAGGACAAGGATGTGCATCAGTCCTCAGAAGG ATGGATTCCAGTGTATACTGATCAGGATCAGACACTTGCTGTCATGTCAATtggatttttactgaaaaatcgTAATGATGGGGTTGTCTGGCGAGGACCCAAGAAGACTGGTATGATCAGACAGTTTCTTACTGACGTCGTCTGGAAGGACATTGATTATCTGATCATCGACACGCCTCCTGGCACCTCGGACGAGCACATAACTGTTATGGAGAATCTGAG AGATGTTAAGTGTGATGGGGCTATTATCGTTACTACTCCACAAGCTGTTGCTGTTGATGATGTCTTGAGGGAAATCACATTTTGTAGGAAAACAGGAATTCCGGTTATTGGAATTGTGGAGAATATGAGTGGATTTGTCTGTCCAACATGTTCG GAAtgcacaaatattttttcgtctGGCGGAGGTATCGCCCTATCCGAGATGGTAAAAGTTCCATTTCTAGCTAAACTGCCCATCGACCCGGCAATCGGAAAATTTGCTGACAAGGGCCAAAGCATCCTGGTAACACTTCCTGATAGTCAAGTTGCCCAAGTGTTCAGGAAACTCGTTGAGGAGCTCACCAAAAGCAAGGAAGCTTGA